One part of the Raphanus sativus cultivar WK10039 chromosome 7, ASM80110v3, whole genome shotgun sequence genome encodes these proteins:
- the LOC108814731 gene encoding pectinesterase inhibitor 3 produces MAPPHKLFLAAILSAVIVATTTAYGPNSAAEDIVHSSCLHASYPSLCVRTLSTYSGPTITNRRELAQAAVKISLSHAQSAAKKLAAVRETVGKKRVKAAVVDCVEMIGDSVDELSRTLGVLKHLHATGVSANEFRWQMSNAQTWASAALTDDDTCLDGFKGVEGKVKTAVKHWMTKVAKVTSNALYMINQLGESRGVPHVVRS; encoded by the coding sequence ATGGCTCCTCCACATAAGCTCTTTCTCGCCGCCATTCTCTCCGCCGTCATCGTAGCTACCACCACCGCATATGGACCTAATAGCGCTGCCGAAGATATCGTACATTCCTCCTGCTTGCACGCGAGCTATCCATCTCTATGCGTCCGTACGCTCTCTACCTACTCCGGTCCAACCATCACGAACCGTCGCGAGCTAGCTCAAGCCGCCGTCAAAATAAGCCTCTCCCACGCTCAATCCGCCGCGAAGAAACTCGCGGCCGTGAGAGAAACCGTGGGGAAGAAACGCGTGAAAGCGGCGGTTGTGGACTGCGTGGAGATGATTGGAGACTCGGTGGACGAGCTGAGCCGCACGCTAGGCGTCTTGAAGCATCTCCACGCTACGGGCGTTTCGGCGAATGAGTTCAGGTGGCAGATGAGCAACGCGCAGACGTGGGCTAGTGCGGCGTTGACGGATGACGACACGTGTCTCGATGGGTTTAAAGGGGTCGAGGGTAAGGTGAAAACGGCGGTGAAGCATTGGATGACGAAAGTGGCGAAGGTTACGAGCAACGCGCTTTACATGATCAACCAGCTAGGTGAATCACGTGGCGTGCCCCACGTAGTACGTTCTTGA
- the LOC108816224 gene encoding uncharacterized protein LOC108816224 codes for MATLDSPLEALAFEYVSFGVLAIVNNVWTWIAVVTAAVSFWRMRVTTIGDDGRHGCGLLEEQTASKSEQEPQEVAGPVKETAVARVEETVVTKTEVWETLICDDGVTKGKMTMYYEVDVDGGRGVDGELTSAVNYGGSLGDCEEWWEKWERVVKMRNGDEDWYRYVDLMVINGSVVRLWDDKRSL; via the coding sequence ATGGCCACTTTGGATTCTCCATTAGAAGCGTTGGCTTTCGAATACGTTAGCTTCGGTGTTCTTGCCATCGTCAACAATGTCTGGACATGGATCGCTGTCGTGACGGCAGCCGTCAGCTTCTGGAGGATGAGAGTCACCACCATTGGAGACGACGGCCGTCATGGATGTGGCTTGTTAGAGGAACAAACCGCCTCGAAATCTGAACAAGAACCACAAGAAGTAGCTGGTCCGGTTAAAGAAACGGCGGTGGCTCGAGTGGAGGAAACGGTGGTTACAAAAACGGAGGTTTGGGAGACGTTAATATGCGATGACGGAGTGACAAAAGGGAAGATGACTATGTACTACGAGGTAGACGTTGACGGAGGGAGGGGTGTTGACGGAGAGTTAACGTCCGCTGTTAACTATGGAGGTAGTTTGGGTGATTGTGAAGAGTGGTGGGAGAAGTGGGAAAGAGTGGTGAAGATGAGAAATGGTGATGAAGATTGGTACCGTTACGTGGACTTGATGGTGATAAACGGAAGTGTCGTAAGATTATGGGATGACAAAAGGAGCCTGTAA